In Montipora capricornis isolate CH-2021 chromosome 4, ASM3666992v2, whole genome shotgun sequence, the DNA window CTCCCTATTCACTCTGAaagaattgttttaaaatgtttaaaggCCCACCTCCAACCGACAAGCATTAAGTGccgcggaacaattttcatacatgaaacTCCCGCCAAAGCCGAAGTTTATCCAattagatcgctacgataagcaatgcgaatttccataacgaaaaaaaaaacggtcgaAAACAGCaagtcggttgaaggtgggcctttaataccatatatattttttttccaaaattgctaCTTTTTGAAACCCCTCTTGCACCCGTTTCTTAATCCAGGGCGTTTTTAGCGTGCAAGGGCCCTTTGAAGCTTGACTTTACCATTGTTTCTTCATCTGAAGTATGACGATACGTCTGACACCAAGTTTAAGCTGAATAAATTCTAAGTTAAACTTTGAAAGGATGACAAAGCAGGTTTCTGGCATTATCATACCTTTTCAGTAATTCATTAGGACGATTAGCATTTTGAATGACAAGGTATAGACAAGTGATAACAGTGGATAAGGGAAGGTTTGGGTAGTTTACATGTTAAAAGAGCTTCAAAAATAGCTTCAATGTGATGATTAGCATTTTTAATAACAGGGCTGGCCTTACTACATACAGGGCAAAAGTTCCACATTAATTTTTGCCACAACTGcctgtaatctcgcaatctgattggctaatttgcagttGTCGCAAAGAGCCTAGACATCGCTACTCGcatcatgctcgcgtcaatttgtcatgcaatataatagccaatcaggaacgctcattttgggaaataaaccaatcgtattgcgagaaagttatagaatATTGCACCAAAGaacaaatcaaaagtggttcagcgttgtctctactcttatcgacaacgatattcgtcatcacagaggtcaaaatttgttgtggactcacgagacGTACAACATTTGACCACTGTGAAGACGAAtattgttgtcgataagagtacagataacGCTGAACCTCTCTCGATTTGTGCATGCACCAATCAATATTaagtcgggggggggggggggagctgTGACAGTTCGTGACACCCTGGGTGTCGCAAGATTGTGAGGAGGGAACAGGAGAAAACTAAAAGTAAAACAATGTACTTCGCACAGTACCCCTTCCCACAAACCCTCAAAACAGCATGAAAGGAACAATGACAgggtttaaataaaatttatatAATTAAGCGAAAATGACCTAAGGAACTTAAGAATATGCAATTGCAGGATTTAAAACAAGTAAAACGAACTAACCCCAAAAGATTTAAACTAGTGTACTAAACgttaataaataattatctaGTTATTAACTTAAACTATAATACTAAATTTCCTAATTGCTTTACACTAATATTTACAGACAATAAGTTCAGTTCTTTTCTAGCAAACCCAGTTCAATCCTTTATAAGCAAATCCAACCGTCCAGTTCTCCAACAGACTAACATCAGTTCCCACGTCGACTTCTCTATATCTCAGCGCCTACTTCTCGTCCGGCTCTTAGTTCCTTCTAAGTTCTCGCGTCTCTCTCAATCTGACcgtttcttctcttttcttctctttccttgcCGCCACTGACAAAGGGAGTTTTGTCGTTGATTCTCCGGCCGGCTCCTACTATTGACTCATAGCAGTGATACTTTCCTTTTCCAACTTGTTTCGACTGCTCTTGATTTTTTCTCAACTGCAAACTTTCTGCTCCACCAACCAAAACGTATCTCAAGGTTACAAGAATTTATACTATCACTGTACATTAATTAAGCTTACAACGTGAGACTTTTTCCCTACTAGAAATGGTACAACAACACTTATTTCATTGACACCGTTATGAAAtacgaataattaacaacaCTGAACTATGGAACTTATGAAGAGAACAGGAAGAATGATAGAAAAAAACGAACGGAGACTATACATAATTAATGTAAAGcgagaaaaatgaaatttcgtgacacggagggggggggggattttgacatttgctGAAGAAAAtgagtcaaattccccacccccgcGACAACATAATTGTCCAAAAGTATCAAAAGGATACGAGTAAAGGTGGCCAGAATAATACCGTTTAGAACTTGCTGCACACAATAATAGTGCAATGTATATaacaccaggagcccatcacctggAGCGtacaacttacctattttcgtgcaacggcgttttcacaagtaaggttatttttagattgaatttcccgctaatgagactcccacaggagcccgatgaccaattacatgaaattaaactgacgtcatagggtcaccgaaccggaactgcctttgttttttgacctaattcgcgggaaaggctagtctaaaaataaacctacttgtgaaaacgctgtttcacagacgctgtatggaagttgcacgctccagatgggctcctgataacACTCACCTTTCGTTCAGCGACCTCTCACGAACTTGAGAAGTTCATTTGAACGCCTTCTGGGTATTTCCCAAGATGGCGGAGTTATTTtcaggcaacctcgttcccagggcctctcCCTCACTACTTGGGCAGGGAAACGCTTTGAAAACAAGGTTGATTTCCAAGCTCTCttcattatccaagatggtggccatgtcaaataggccatttccgagttcgtgtctgcttcctcttcaacgcgagtctaagtgcgaagtttttcttatcataaaaacttcgcacttagactcactttgaaaagTAGGCAGaaatgaactcggaaatggcctattcccgTGGGGTACTCCCTATGGACGCTAAGTGACTTCCTACGAAATTGCGCAACAGGGTGCGTTTTTGATCTTCTTAGTAAGAGCAAATTTTCCCGTTCTTACTATACACAAGGAATCGTATGTTTCCTCGTAAAGTTTTCAAAAGTTGAAGCCGGAAATAGCCCTGCAACttctgcaacttctgaaaataccAGTGATTTATTCTGCTCTATGCAGTTACCAATACTAAGTAGTTACTTCGGTGATAGGTGAACAAGTCCTTACTGTAAAATCAGGTCAGCAGTTGCACCAGGTACGTGGTGTGGGGGATAATGCAGTGTTctgtacatccgtcatcttgtGTGTGTTGTTCCTTTGCCATAACACTTCATGGTGTCAGAATCGGGATGGAACACCTGAAACCGCCTAAGCCTCTGCTATTGAGTGCGGCGACAAATAAAGCCAAAGCATGGAGATGCTGCAAAATGTCCTGGAATCTCTACAAAGTTGCTAGCGGACTCGAccgaaaaaaagaggaaaagattCAAGTTGCCACGCTGCTTCATGTGCTAGGAAAAGAATGTGGggagattttttcaaattttgtttggaTATCCGAGGGAGATCGGGATAAAATTGAAGCCGTAGAAGAGAAGTTCAACGCTCATTGCGTTCCATTGACATCAAGGCACTTCAACCGCTTTCTGTTCATCACACGAAAACAGCACGCGAGAGAAACAGTCGACGAATTTTGTAGCGACTTGAAAACTCTAGCTAAGAACTGCGACCTTGGTGATAAAGAAGATTCGTGGATTACGGCAATGTTCGTGCTGGGCCTCAAAGATCCACATTCAAAGGACAGGCTGATGGATAGAGAACAGAGTTTAGAGAAAACGTTACAAACTGCTCGTATTGCCAAAACAAGAAAACGGCACATGAAGAGCTTAAAAGAAGAGAACAGCAGAGTTGAGAAAGTGGATGTAGCGGGCGGAAAAGGTCAGAAGACCCAATGGGGAATGCCTTGTGGGAATTGTGATATCCGGCATGCACCAGCTTCGTGTCCTGCTGCAGGAAGGCGCTGTCACAAGTGTAGGAAaatgaaccatttttcaaggagGTGTCGTGGCCCAGAAAGGGCAAAAGAAGCAGGTAAATACGCTTGATGATTGTGACTCTGACCCTGAGGTTATGTTTATTGGAGCAATTAGTGCAGAAAACAAGGACTGGGTTGAAACTGACAGTTTTGGAAACGTCCAAGAGTTGTTCAAATTAGATGCTGGGGCCCAGCGCAGTCTTACCTAAAGCTGCGTATGACAAGATCACGACGAAACCTTTGCAATCCTCCTCAGCAAAGTTAGACCTGTTTGAAAGTGTGAGTTGCCTTGTTGGGTGCGTGGGGAAAAGTATCaactttgttttcaagttgttgATGGAAACTAAGTGACCCTCTTGGGTAGGGAAACATGTGAGAGTATATGTGAGAATATGCATGTTATCCAGCGCGTAAATGCCGTTAAAGATAACAGCGTTCCAGATGAGTTCCCTGATGTATTCCAAGGACTTGGGTGTCTCCCTGGGAAGTATTAGGTTAATATCAACCCCTCAGTTCCAATGGGAATTAAATCTGCACCAGAGGTTTACCAACAGAGAATGGAGCAAGTTTTTGAAAGGCTACCAGGTGTGAAGGTCATTATGGATGACAATCATACATCGTCGCAATACGGCAGAACATGACGCGGTTGAGGGCTGTTTTGCAGCGTTCCCGAGACAGTAACCTTCGATCGAAAAAGTCAAGGTGTCATATCCAGCAGAACGAAGTGAAGTTCCATGGCCATGTGTTCTCCAAGGATGGTTTGAGGAAAGACCCGGAAAAGATCAGAGCTATAGGCGAGATGCCCAGACCGACAGACAAGGCTGGTGTCCAAAGGCTGTGGGGATGGTCAACTATGTCAGTAAGTTTATTCCAAACCCGTCAGACCTCACCACACCGTTGAGACAGTTACTACATCAGGATGTTCTGtggcagtggaaaaaaaaacaggaaaccaGTTTCAAAGCAATCAAAGAATCGCTTACCTTGCTCCAGTGTTAGGATATTATGATGCACAGAAAGCGTTGACGTCGCAAGTTGATGCTAGTTCAACCGGTCTTGTTGCTGCATTTATTCGGGGAAACCAACCAGTAGCTTATGCCTCAAAGTCGCTTACACCCACGCAGAAAAAGTATGCTCAGATCGAAAAAGAACTTTTGGCTGTGGTATTCACTACtcgcacaatcccataatacacctctattataCCCccgaaaacgtttgcataaccattgtttgcaatttctcctgggacatgaaaatgtcccaagagaagtcgaaaacaatgcctatgcagatttttggggggtaaaagaggtgtattatgggatttgtggaAGTAGTCAATTTGGTTGTGCCAAATTTGCAGAGTATATTGTGGGCCTTGATGTTACAGTTGAATCGGAGCATAAGCCTTTGGAGGCCATTATGAAGACGCCTCTACACGTAGCACTCTTGCGCTTGCAACGGATGCTGGTCCAGCTCCAGCGCTTCCAAGGAATCACTGTAGTGTACAAGCGTGGGGAAAGCCTACACTTAGCGTATGCTCTATCACGAGCCCATTTAAAAGAGTACCTGACAAATGCTGAGCAGTCAGACATCAACTTAGTAGAGCATGTTATCTCAGACCAACACTTGGCCAAGTTCGTTGAAGCAACCAAGGAAAATTATCCTGTCGGAACTTCAACAAGTAACATTATCTGGTTGGCCAGACTCCAGAGGTCAAGTCCCCTTCAATGCACAGAAATTCTGAAAACATCTTTGTCCATTCGATAAATTAAAACTACTTCTGCATTGAAGTTAATTTGTGTCGAACTGATATTCTCCTTTTTTTATGTAagcttgtttctttgtttttatttttttattttagaattttttttaatttttaagaaTATATGGATATATTATAATAACGACGATAACAAAcgataacaacaataacaacggTAACAATAAAGATGCCTGCTGATTTCAACAAACTTGTTTGTTTTgggatttaaggacggtgcctactgttattgcgcatacgttctgcgcatctcgagatactcgggtttcctatcggtgatgcttactggtacagggatatttttgcgcggtttaaaactatccggagaaagtagatcttagtaagtactcttagtatccaaaaagaaaattgggggtaacctatACATGTTTCAGAGGTAATTAAGctccaatttgagaaagaaagccgtacattgctttgtattttaaagcattttacaaatattattcatgaattatctttgaaaaatgcgtagttactcccaattttctttttggatttcaataacacttgttaagatctacatttcctccATAATCACACGCcgggaaaaatatctttaattagtaggcaccaccCCTAAGCCTGGCATTCGTTTTCGGAGGTTTTGCCAAATTACATGAAAGTCAACGCTGACCTGTCCAGAATCGGGGTCCACTGCGAGGATCACCGTTAAAATTAACGTTTTCATCTCTAAATCCACTCAAACAACTAGTTTTAGTGTTCAAACGGAAAAGCTTATTCCTGCTTTGTTTCTTTAAGAGGGGAACATCTGGTACCATTTGTTAACTCCCACCAGAACTGAATCCATTTTAAATGGCAAGTGCTCTTTGAAGTGCTAAGAGTACTTTTGAGGCCTTTAAAGgcctttttccaaaaaaatcaaaaaagcgTTTAATGTTTTTTGGAATTATGGAAGTTTATTTGGTTTGCAGAAGCTGAAATTTTAGTCGAGTCACAGATGTTTGTAGATATTACCTCAATTAACTAAGTGTTGACTCGCGCTTTCATTAAAAATGATAATTAGCGGATTGAAAAAGCTAACATTATGTCACCCTAcgtatgtatatgtatgtatatttgCTATATATCTCTTCGTGCTGAACTTTTATCTAGGTAAAACTTGTCGACCAACCGCACCATATCTATTGACATTTATCAAGAGCCATAATGGCTCTTGCTCTGATATATACTTGAAACTGAACTGCATTAAGTAAGCCAGGCATGTGGTTTGTAGCTCTTGGTTCGCTCTTTACCATAGTAACCATTCTTGGAAACTCCATGGTTGTGTACTTGGTCATCACGAAACCTCGGCTACACAATACAAGCAACTGGTTTGTCGTGTCTCTTGCACTGGCAGATTTGTTTGTTGGATTGACATATTTTCCAGGGATTTGCGCTTCAAGATTCGTTAAAGAGTTCCCCATTGACCACAGAGGACCATGGTTCACAGTCAGCCATACTTTCGTGTATTTGTCATCCGCAAACTTGTGCGTTCTGACTGTGGATAGATACATAGCAATAACAATGCCTTTAAAATACAGCATGTCGCTGCGTCGACTTAGCGTCATTCTTATTCTTGCATGGGTCTTACCATTGATTTTCTTCACCGTACCTTCACTTTTTACTTACAGCAACGGTAACGAATCTTTTACTTATTCCTTTGAAGTTGTCAGGATTGTAATGTTCCAGCTTATTCCTTGTATCATATTTGTGTATGTCATCGCTCGTCTGTCCAGGATAGCCAAGGAAATTTCACTTACAGATAGAGCCATTATCAACCAGATAAGATTTAATTTCCAAATTCAAGAAAACACAGAACGTAAGAGGCAAACGGAAAGAAAATCGTCTTCGTTAAAACTGATCGTGttcattatttcgttttttattttgtgtCATGTTGGAATTAATTACAAATGTTTTTGCATCTTTTTTAAGCTCTGCGTCATGTCGAAGGCCTTGGGAAAGGTTGTTCACCTTCTTTTTGTCTTAAATTCGGCATTTAATCCGATAGTTTATGCTGTTATGAAGAAAGACTTTAaaagagaattgaagaagtaCCGAAGAAGTGACAACTTCAAAAAGAGTGgcaaaacaatgttgaaacgaCGCATAGTTCAGTCCTCAGTGTAAGAATTTCGTTCACTTGCTTTGCAAGACAATGTAAATTAAAGAGACATTTGAAATCATTGAAATCTCATTCTATTTTCATCGCAAAGGAACACATTTCATTTCCCGAGCTCGAACTCAAAGGGAATCATTTCATACTTCGTCactttgtttctttcatttcgTATACGCCAACCCGAGACTTAAATCAAAGGAGTCTATGAGCCAAGTAGTGAATGTGGAACAGTGTACAGGTTAGCAAGCAGGGCCGTAGCAAGGGGAGGGGCCGGGGGGCCCCGTGCCCCTCCCTTTTTTCCCcccaaaaagtaaaaacacaagtataaaatgatgaaaataGAATTTCTTCTCCAGGAAGTCTGAAACAACAAGATGTCAATAATTCCGGATAGAATCATTCCTGATAAACGATAATTACAGTACCGGTACCATTTCCCCAGTTcatatttttacttcttttattCGGTGATACAAAACTACAGAAAAAACCAGCTAAAAAATTACAGCAAACAAGAAATGtgacaaaaatattaatgtatCAAACCGTTTTGACATCCAGGCGACTCAATTTCTTCATTACGGGATTCGTCTTTGAAACACGATCAAAACTCAGCAATGTTCTCGAATTATAAAAAAACCCCGAAAATTGAAGCAGAAGCCACTCTTATCCCGGGTAAGGCCCCAGGATAATAAGACGAACATCGAGGATGAGAAAGTAGAAAAGTCTTGCGCTGCAGAATTGCCAGAGAGGAGTTCTGAGTGTGGCCAGGATTATGCTGCTGTTGAGTCAATTGAAAGAGTTGGTTCCCTTCTTGTTTGAATTCCAAGGCTGAAAAGAGATCAGTAAGTCTACTGGTTGGGCAAAAGATTCACTAAcaactttaactttaaaatgCCGACAAGTGTTCCACTGAAAATGTGTATGTCAATTGAAGGAAATCATTGCccgaaaatgaaataaatattcaatatttgcCGAAAGTCTCAGTACAAACAGAGCTTAGCTTAAGAGGCTAGGGGCAATTCCACACGAGTGGTGTCAAAATTTAGGTTGCACATGATATTATACCCTGTTCTACATTGTGGACAAGTTAAAGTActcagaaaaataaatttctacTCCCTCGTGACAACCATGTATGCAGAGGGGGGTCCCCAAAGCGAGTATTTATTTTCTTACAGCAAACAAGAGGCAAGAAGTAAAATTTTTTAACTTGCTGTATCAAACATGGAAAATATAAGGGACTTCAAACACTTATATCAGAAAAAGTCCCTCACTGGAGTTAATACATAAGTGATATAAACGTCTCCCtgaacttttttaaaaagtagatataacaaaaataagttTCGTCGCGGACGTTACGTAACATCCGCAACGTTTTAacaatcttttttcttttctaaagTAAGTACATGAAAGATGTTAAAACCATTTTTGTCACACAGCTAGATATccaataaaaacatttttggtAAAGAGAAATCTCTGGTAAACAAcaacattttcgaaatgatggcAGCAAAACATTGTTCTGGATGTTACGTCGCGGACGTTACACTTCTTAAAGTTAAGttaaaacattttgaaatggttcttacagtgcgtttcacaaaacttttgacaaacaGTTTCCGAAGTTTGTTTGAAATTCCTGAAGTTCGctacaaatttggcaatttcattacgtagttgttattcaaattgtgaacttcgaaacgaagttgtgaattTCACCAAGAACTTCGTTGGGAAGTTAAGGAGTTTGTCGCGCAAGAACTTTGCACCGTTCAGTGTaaattttttggaattttcttaGAAGTTGTGGTTACGTTGATTGCgaattactggttttaaaatgggttataAAACGTTGAAAACTGAATATTCCCAGATGTCACCCGACACCTGcctaaaaatagaatacaatttCTGTCATGTGAACTTCTACGCATGGTTGCttaaaagtattttacagtTAAATAGAGATAAAAAGAAACCCTATTTTCAGGACATACATCATTCTAAAAAATAgcgcaagaaacaaaacatttcaatgtcATGTTGTTCAACGTTTGTCTTTACATTTCTAGTGTAAACAAAATACGAGTCGCGCCATCTGTCTGTAATGTGAAGTCCCGGCTCCGTACCTCTCAAATAATTTAcctttacgaagtaaacatcaAAAAATTAGTCTTGCTTGGTTGAgaaattttttcactttgtttaaattcatttgtaGTTATATTACCAAACCAACTACACCGAATGATGTGAACTTTGCTCGCGACGAACTTCGCAACTTCCCAACGAAATTCGATGTGAaattcacaacttcgtttcgaagttcacaatttgattgacaactaCGTAATGACATTGCCAAGTTCGTAGCGAACTTTGGGAATTTCAAACCAACTTTGGAAACcgtttgtcaaaagttttgtgaaacgcaCTGTAAAAGCCAAACCATTACACAACAAGACCATATGTCCTTCTAGATTTGCTCTAGTTTCACGTAACAGACATTTTAACAAGGACAGCCGCTTTCAAGTGGGTTGTAAACTCTTCTGAAATTTCAATAATAGAATTGGTTCTGCCATTCTGATGAACATAGACATTTCTAACACTTCTTAAACCTTTTTAGGTTTCCTATTACTTTCAAGAGTGTTTTTTTACAGCTAGTAACTCTGGACTTTCAAATGATCCATTGATAAAGTGAAGAACTACAACAGAAgtagaaaaaatgtttgaaaagtgGACCCTTTTGTTTTCCCTTATCTAGGCCAATAATAAGTAATTGTGACCAACATAAGTTTCCAGGCCAAAAACAGGCTCAAAAGCAGATTATAATTGATGTAGAGAGCATGCTGTGTCCTCTAAACTGTGCTACAATATTTCAGGGGTTTTACATGAGGTGCCAATCAGTTTCATTTGCCTTACATGACAGACAACCATACAGAAAAGCCCATTTGTCTTCTATACTTGGCAATGATTCACACAGCGTAACGTCCGCGACGTTAAATTTCAAGTACCCCTTGCAAAATTGTGAAAGTCAGTTAAAATGAAATCAGCCTTTTTTGGTCACA includes these proteins:
- the LOC138046386 gene encoding octopamine receptor beta-1R-like, which translates into the protein MWFVALGSLFTIVTILGNSMVVYLVITKPRLHNTSNWFVVSLALADLFVGLTYFPGICASRFVKEFPIDHRGPWFTVSHTFVYLSSANLCVLTVDRYIAITMPLKYSMSLRRLSVILILAWVLPLIFFTVPSLFTYSNGNESFTYSFEVVRIVMFQLIPCIIFVYVIARLSRIAKEISLTDRAIINQIRFNFQIQENTERKRQTERKSSSLKLIVFIISFFILCHVGINYKCFCIFFKLCVMSKALGKVVHLLFVLNSAFNPIVYAVMKKDFKRELKKYRRSDNFKKSGKTMLKRRIVQSSV